The Aggregicoccus sp. 17bor-14 genome includes a region encoding these proteins:
- the clpX gene encoding ATP-dependent Clp protease ATP-binding subunit ClpX — translation MESSVRREEPAILTPRDIYERLDRYVIGQDAAKRAVAIAAHNHLKRVQARRVRRGSLIKKSNILLIGPTGSGKTHIARHLAEILSVPFTTVDATEYTEAGYYGKDVEVMVADLLFKANHSVEDTQRGIIFIDEVDKIARRSQGARNGAGSRDIGGEGVQQALLKLLEGREVHVPLSVTQGFNKSDFVQVDTKDILFICAGTFSDLHDYGEEAARTIGFGGADAARRKSKRISVKQLVDFGMLAEFLGRLPVTVQLEKLEEDDLLRVLTEPPDAVTREFRELLSLDGIELAYSEGALREVVRYSAEKGLGARGLRSILEHVMADIMFEAPERREQSVRVDEGFVRARLRELDPAQLSA, via the coding sequence ATGGAGTCGTCTGTCCGCAGGGAAGAGCCGGCAATCCTCACACCTCGGGATATCTACGAACGGCTGGATCGCTACGTCATCGGACAGGACGCAGCCAAGCGCGCGGTGGCGATTGCGGCGCACAACCACCTCAAACGGGTGCAGGCGCGGCGGGTGCGGCGCGGCAGCCTGATCAAGAAGAGCAACATCCTGCTCATCGGGCCCACGGGCAGCGGCAAGACGCACATCGCGAGGCACCTGGCGGAGATCCTCAGCGTGCCCTTCACCACCGTGGACGCCACCGAGTACACGGAGGCCGGCTACTACGGCAAGGACGTGGAGGTGATGGTCGCAGACCTCCTCTTCAAGGCGAACCACTCGGTGGAGGACACCCAGCGGGGGATCATCTTCATCGACGAGGTGGACAAGATCGCCCGCCGCTCGCAGGGCGCGCGCAACGGCGCGGGCTCCCGCGACATCGGCGGCGAGGGCGTGCAGCAGGCGCTGCTCAAGCTGCTCGAGGGCCGCGAGGTGCACGTGCCGCTCAGCGTGACCCAGGGTTTCAACAAGAGCGACTTCGTCCAGGTGGACACCAAGGACATCCTCTTCATCTGCGCGGGGACCTTCTCGGACCTGCACGACTACGGTGAGGAGGCGGCGCGCACCATCGGCTTCGGCGGCGCGGACGCCGCGCGGCGCAAGAGCAAGCGCATCAGCGTGAAGCAGCTCGTGGACTTCGGGATGCTCGCGGAGTTCCTGGGCCGCCTGCCCGTCACCGTGCAGCTCGAGAAGCTCGAGGAGGACGACCTGCTGCGCGTGCTCACCGAGCCGCCGGATGCCGTGACGCGCGAGTTCCGGGAGCTGCTCTCGCTGGACGGCATCGAGCTCGCCTACAGCGAGGGCGCGCTGCGCGAGGTGGTGCGCTACTCGGCGGAGAAGGGGCTCGGAGCGCGCGGCCTGCGCTCCATCCTCGAGCACGTGATGGCGGACATCATGTTCGAGGCGCCGGAGCGCCGCGAGCAGAGCGTGCGCGTGGACGAGGGCTTCGTGCGCGCCCGGCTGCGCGAGCTGGACCCCGCCCAGCTCAGCGCCTGA